A section of the Mastomys coucha isolate ucsf_1 unplaced genomic scaffold, UCSF_Mcou_1 pScaffold15, whole genome shotgun sequence genome encodes:
- the LOC116092180 gene encoding olfactory receptor 4P4-like has translation MGYGNLTEFILLGLFHNEDVKAICTVLFMLCYLAILCGNLVVLLTIKGSQLSEQPMYFFLSYLSFMDVCFTSTVAPKFIIDLLVQCNTISYNGCIAQMFYAHFFGATEIFILVVMAYDRYVAICRPLYYMITMSRQVCYILVIGSVFGAFIHSLVHVLVIIRLPFCGTNEIDHYFCDIFPLLKLACADTRLLVIVIITTTGVMSILTFVALVISYIIILSILRTRSSEGRRKALSTCGSHITVVFMFFLPLIFTYVPMGDSVGDDKVFALFYTMIAPMFNPLIYTLRNTDMKNAMRKVWCQDRLLEGK, from the coding sequence ATGGGATATGGAAACCTCACAGAATTTATCTTACTGGGACTTTTCCATAATGAGGATGTCAAGGCAATATGTACTGTATTGTTCATGCTTTGCTATCTTGCAATTCTCTGTGGAAACTTGGTTGTTCTTCTCACTATCAAGGGTAGTCAGCTTAGTGAGCAgccaatgtatttttttctcagctaTCTGTCCTTCATGGATGTTTGCTTCACTTCCACAGTAGCACCAAAATTTATTATTGATCTATTAGTACAATGTAACACAATCTCCTACAATGGCTGCATAGCCCAGATGTTTTATGCCCACTTCTTTGGTGCCACTGAAATATTCATCTTGGTGGTCATGGCCTATGATCGGTATGTAGCCATTTGCAGACCCCTTTACTACATGATCACCATGAGCAGACAGGTATGTTACATCCTTGTGATAGGCTCAGTTTTTGGTGCTTTTATACACTCACTTGTGCATGTACTGGTTATTATCAGACTTCCCTTTTGTGGCACCAATGAAATAGACCACTACTTCTGTGACATATTCCCCCTGCTGAAATTGGCCTGCGCTGACACAAGGCTCCTGGTTATTGTAATCATTACTACCACAGGGGTGATGTCCATTCTAACCTTTGTTGCACTGGTCATTTCTTACATCATCATTTTGTCCATCTTGAGGACCAGGTCATCAGAGGGCCGCCGCAAAGCTCTTTCTACCTGTGGCTCACATATCACTGTTGTATTCATGTTTTTCTTGCCACTCATCTTTACCTATGTCCCAATGGGTGATTCTGTTGGGGATGACAAGGTGTTTGCTCTGTTCTACACCATGATTGCCCCAATGTTCAACCCTCTCATCTACACATTGAGGAATACAGACATGAAGAATGCCATGAGGAAGGTGTGGTGTCAAGACAGACTATTAGAAGGGAAGTGA